The following proteins come from a genomic window of Metarhizium brunneum chromosome 2, complete sequence:
- the AKT3-1 gene encoding Enoyl-CoA hydratase AKT3-1, with protein MSEVDAIQLPQSYVTPADSHVRITNHPATSGGVTPILVATLNRPQKLNAISSDMIYALITLFKTVHADHRVRAVILTGAGKAFSAGIDLTMDTSNLKNAAPPSEMRDPGGTLALAMFNCSKPIIVAYNGLSVGIGMTSTLAATIRIAPRAAEFGFPFARIGLTMESCSSFFLPRMVGYSNATYLLATGKRYPADAPVLNGIFAELVPEPKDVLPRAVEVAEDIVSNVSTMAVYLNRQLIWRNPGSAERAHLVDSPLLYDMFSGNDHQDFKKAFFAKKKPSFSADIWKDAPRGYPWWDELSVQTRQPPKHTADSKL; from the exons ATGTCTGAAGTGGACGCGATTCAGCTTCCCCAGAGCTACGTCACCCCAGCAGACAGCCATGTCCGCATCACCAACCACCCTGCCACCAGCGGCGGCGTGACTCCCATCCTGGTGGCAACGCTGAATCGGCCGCAAAAGCTAAACGCCATCTCGTCGGACATGATTTACGCCTTGATCACTCTTTTCAAAACCGTCCACGCAGACCATCGCGTCAGGGCCGTCATTCtcaccggcgccggcaaggccTTCTCCGCCGGCATCGATCTCACCATGGACACGAGCAACTTGAAAAAcgccgcgccgcccagcgAGATGCGAGATCCCGGCGGCACGCTAGCTCTGGCCATGTTCAACTGCAGCAAGCCCATCATCGTGGCCTACAACGGACTGTccgtcggcatcggcatgacATCCACCCTGGCCGCGACGATTCG CATTGCTCCCCGGGCCGCCGAGTTCGGGTTCCCCTTTGCCCGCATCGGCCTCACCATGGAGTCGTGCAGCTCCTTCTTCCTACCGCGAATGGTGGGCTACAGCAACGCGACATATCTCCTGGCCACGGGGAAGCGGTATCCCGCCGACGCGCCCGTCCTCAACGGCATCTTTGCCGAGCTGGTCCCGGAGCCAAAGGACGTCCTGCCACgggccgtcgaggtcgcaGAGGACATTGTCTCCAACGTGAGCACCATGGCCGTGTACCTGAATCGCCAGCTGATCTGGAGGAATCCGGGCTCGGCTGAGCGCGCCCATCTCGTCGACAGCCCGCTGCTGTACGACATGTTTAGTGGAAA TGATCACCAGGACTTCAAGAAGGCCTTctttgccaagaagaagccctCGTTTTCGGCGGATATCTGGAAGGACGCGCCGCGCGGGTATCCCTGGTGGGACGAGCTGTCTGTCCAGACGCGTCAGCCACCGAAGCACACGGCCGACAGTAAGCTTTGA
- the PaAT-2_0 gene encoding O-acetyltransferase PaAT-2, with product MADDYIYPTHFMDNSRGLKNLIMAWTLRFNDVLDGDQLSAALWRLFEIGDWRKLGGRLRVGKGGKLEMHVPRTFTKERPPVAYTKETFDVAIGEHSLAKDLPSPTEKPSLQRPASAFRSLSVRPDAPSTIGQLASRDVPQVSLHVVTFTDATLVSISWPHTLMDGMSLQGLLKAWSLVLAGKEDQVPALLGAKDDVLYAAAQDAAPGDEWLLRRTMLTGFKFFLFVVLFLWGVLTERTIESRTICLPKAAMAKLRRQALDEAAVSGSGQEKAPWVSEGDVIMAWAVRMVALAQPSPRPVNALGALDLRSRIPELAESDGVYIQNVVIGSSVQLSKDDARQPLGVIASRCREALVTQATAPQLRTFLFALCKILDAGGDPTLLPGVWNGELFTISNWTKADFVKLVDFSPAVVTTGQAEEQRINPPGTMIYHQSFVLGHDATLRNVMAVLGKDHSENYWMMGYFPPRTWAVIEKEMQKMGET from the coding sequence atggcagacgacTACATCTACCCGACCCATTTCATGGACAATAGCCGGGGCCTTAAAAATCTCATAATGGCCTGGACCCTGCGTTTCAAcgacgtcctcgacggcgaccAGCTTAGCGCTGCTCTGTGGCGCCTGTTCGAGATTGGCGACTGGAGAAAGCTGGGTGGGAGGTTGCGAGTTGGAAAAGGGGGCAAGCTGGAGATGCACGTACCCAGAACCTTTACAAAGGAGCGCCCGCCGGTGGCATACACAAAGGAGACCTTTGACGTGGCCATAGGTGAACACTCTCTTGCCAAGGACCTCCCGTCACCAACTGAGAAGCCATCGCTGCAACGGCCTGCCTCGGCTTTCCGCTCCCTTTCAGTCCGACCCGATGCACCATCGACAATCGGACAACTTGCCAGCCGGGATGTCCCCCAGGTGTCTCTGCATGTCGTGACGTTCACCGACGCGACCCTGGTCTCAATTTCCTGGCCGCATACTCTGATGGACGGGATGAGCCTTCAGGGACTTTTGAAGGCCTGGTCCTTGGTTCTTGCCGGCAAAGAGGACCAAGTTCCGGCTTTGCTTGGTGCCAAAGACGATGTCCTTTATGCCGCTGCTCAAGATGCTGCGCCCGGCGATGAATGGCTGCTGAGACGGACAATGCTCACCGGGTTCAAATTCTTCCTTTTTGTTGTGCTGTTCTTGTGGGGTGTGCTTACGGAACGCACCATAGAGTCCCGAACGATTTGTTTGCccaaggcggccatggccaagcttcGTCGGCAAGCACTGGATGAAGCTGCGGTGTCGGGATCAGGACAGGAGAAGGCTCCCTGGGTCAGTGAAGGCGATGTCATCATGGCATGGGCCGTCAGAATGGTTGCCCTAGCCCAGCCATCGCCACGACCCGTCAATGCGCTGGGTGCCTTGGACCTGCGATCGCGTATTCCCGAGCTCGCAGAGTCGGACGGAGTGTACATCCAAAACGTGGTGATTGGGTCAAGTGTTCAGCTCTCGAAAGACGATGCGCGACAACCTCTTGGGGTCATTGCATCGAGATGCAGAGAGGCCCTAGTAACGCAAGCCACAGCACCACAACTTCGAACCTTTTTGTTTGCACTTTGCAAGATACTGGATGCTGGCGGGGACCCTACTCTTCTTCCCGGTGTATGGAACGGAGAGCTGTTTACGATTTCGAATTGGACAAAGGCCGATTTTGTGAAGCTGGTAGACTTTTCGCCGGCTGTGGTGACGACTGGGCAAGCCGAGGAGCAAAGAATCAATCCACCGGGTACCATGATTTACCACCAGTCCTTTGTATTGGGACACGACGCGACCTTGCGAAATGTCATGGCGGTGTTGGGCAAGGATCATTCAGAGAACTATTGGATGATGGGGTACTTTCCACCAAGGACGTGGGCTGTGATTGAGAAGGAGATGCAGAAAATGGGCGAGACTTGA